A single window of Acidobacteriota bacterium DNA harbors:
- the hemW gene encoding radical SAM family heme chaperone HemW, which translates to MAPLGLYIHVPFCSRICKYCNFNRGLLDDPLKARYVAAVRAHIERVAGSIPHAAPRAADTIYFGGGTPSLLTPAEIAAIIDSCRQAFDVAADAEVTMEVNPETASPEALSGFRDAGVNRLSIGVQSFRDDELMRLGRIHDQARARRAVGDARTAGFDNVSIDLMMWLPGQSLADWRQSIEGLVSVAPDHASLYMLELYPNAPLHEEMARAHVSQAPDDDAADMYELAMEMAGAVGLAQYEISNVARPGYESTHNLKYWMDGEWFGFGPGAHSTVGGVRWKAVSATEQFVSAIEAGSDVQTDRRVLSPEDRWQEALITGLRLVEGVGVDDLLRKYGLDIWARYGDHLQPYLEAGLLRHEEGRLYLSRQGMLLANEVLAVFI; encoded by the coding sequence ATGGCGCCGCTCGGTCTCTACATCCACGTGCCGTTCTGCAGCCGCATCTGCAAGTACTGCAACTTCAACCGCGGCCTCCTCGACGACCCGCTCAAAGCCCGGTACGTCGCAGCCGTGCGGGCACACATCGAGCGCGTGGCGGGCAGCATCCCTCATGCGGCACCGCGGGCAGCCGACACGATCTACTTCGGCGGCGGCACCCCGTCGCTGCTCACGCCGGCCGAGATCGCGGCCATCATCGACAGCTGTCGGCAGGCCTTCGACGTCGCGGCTGACGCGGAAGTCACGATGGAAGTGAATCCCGAAACAGCCTCACCGGAGGCGTTGTCGGGATTTCGCGACGCTGGCGTCAATCGCCTGAGCATCGGCGTGCAGTCGTTTCGAGACGATGAGCTGATGCGGCTGGGACGGATCCACGACCAGGCGCGCGCGCGCCGTGCGGTCGGCGACGCCAGGACAGCCGGGTTCGACAACGTGAGCATCGACCTGATGATGTGGCTGCCAGGGCAGAGCCTCGCCGACTGGAGACAGTCGATCGAGGGGCTCGTCTCCGTGGCGCCGGACCATGCGTCTCTGTATATGCTCGAGTTGTATCCCAACGCCCCCTTGCATGAGGAGATGGCCCGCGCGCATGTGTCACAGGCGCCGGATGATGACGCAGCCGATATGTACGAGCTGGCCATGGAGATGGCGGGGGCGGTGGGGCTCGCGCAGTATGAGATCTCGAATGTCGCGCGGCCGGGGTATGAGTCGACACACAATCTGAAGTACTGGATGGACGGCGAGTGGTTCGGGTTCGGTCCCGGCGCGCATTCCACCGTCGGTGGAGTCCGCTGGAAGGCCGTGTCGGCGACCGAGCAGTTCGTCTCCGCCATCGAAGCCGGGTCCGACGTCCAAACAGATCGGCGGGTGCTCTCGCCCGAGGATCGCTGGCAGGAAGCCCTCATCACCGGCCTCCGGTTGGTGGAGGGCGTGGGGGTCGACGACCTGCTCCGGAAATACGGACTTGATATCTGGGCCAGATATGGCGATCATCTTCAGCCATATCTGGAGGCGGGCCTCCTTCGGCACGAGGAGGGTCGACTTTATCTCAGCCGGCAGGGGATGTTGCTGGCCAACGAGGTACTTGCGGTTTTCATCTAG
- a CDS encoding ATP-binding protein: MSCPVCDGTGWKMVERDGVRRATRCDCWRDQMTSRLFADARIPRRYQHCDLGNFRAYNESLSRARTLAVKLAEAFPVVDRGLFLEGPPGVGKTHLAVAVLRQIVATRGARGLYYDTRDLLRVIRSTYDPVVRTTEIEVLRPVMTAELLVLDDLGAEKTSEWVEETLSLIVNTRYNERRATIFTSNYEAQPDDTDPNSLLCRIGFRMYSRLHEMCEFVALDAADYRDEGAEYSDEDLVAKWKLKRQGKRGRVAAVRPTPARAQLRDSKADLKWPGGRAGTS, translated from the coding sequence ATGAGCTGCCCTGTTTGCGACGGTACCGGCTGGAAGATGGTGGAACGCGACGGCGTGCGGCGCGCGACGCGCTGCGACTGCTGGCGCGATCAGATGACATCGCGTCTGTTTGCCGACGCGCGCATTCCCCGACGGTATCAGCACTGTGATCTCGGAAATTTCCGGGCGTACAACGAGTCGCTCAGCCGCGCGAGGACCCTGGCCGTCAAGCTGGCCGAGGCGTTTCCGGTGGTCGATCGGGGCTTGTTTCTTGAGGGCCCGCCCGGCGTCGGCAAGACCCACCTCGCCGTGGCCGTGCTGCGCCAGATCGTGGCGACGCGTGGGGCGAGAGGCCTGTATTACGACACGCGCGACCTGCTGCGCGTGATCCGCAGCACATACGATCCGGTGGTGCGCACCACCGAGATCGAAGTGCTGCGCCCGGTGATGACCGCCGAACTGCTGGTGCTTGACGATCTGGGCGCCGAGAAGACCTCGGAGTGGGTTGAAGAGACCCTCTCGCTCATCGTCAATACGCGCTATAACGAGCGGCGGGCCACCATCTTCACGTCGAACTACGAGGCCCAGCCCGACGATACCGACCCGAATTCGCTGCTCTGCCGGATTGGCTTCCGGATGTACTCGCGGCTGCACGAGATGTGCGAGTTCGTGGCGCTCGATGCCGCCGATTACCGCGACGAGGGCGCAGAGTACAGCGACGAGGATCTGGTCGCGAAGTGGAAGCTGAAGCGCCAGGGCAAGAGAGGTCGCGTGGCGGCCGTCCGTCCGACGCCTGCCCGGGCGCAGTTGCGCGATTCGAAAGCCGACCTCAAATGGCCCGGCGGCCGAGCCGGGACGTCCTAG
- a CDS encoding helix-turn-helix transcriptional regulator: protein MATRKSFGAGKAYYMISAVAQKYSIHPQTLRLYEREGLLKPSRTDGNTRLYSDDDLQRLETILSLTRDLGVNLAGVEIILNMRQKMEDMQHEVNEFMEYVKRELARGLGDWEQRLNTALVRSTPADIVRSATVSPAAAPAVKPGE, encoded by the coding sequence ATGGCCACCAGGAAGAGCTTCGGCGCCGGCAAGGCCTATTACATGATCAGCGCGGTGGCCCAGAAGTACAGCATTCATCCACAGACGCTGCGGTTGTACGAGCGGGAAGGCCTCCTCAAGCCGTCGCGCACCGACGGCAACACCCGCCTGTATTCGGATGACGATCTTCAGCGCCTCGAGACCATCCTGTCGCTGACGCGCGACCTGGGCGTGAACCTGGCCGGCGTCGAGATCATCCTCAACATGCGGCAGAAGATGGAGGACATGCAACACGAGGTCAACGAGTTCATGGAGTACGTCAAGCGCGAACTCGCCCGCGGCCTTGGCGATTGGGAACAGCGGCTCAATACCGCCCTCGTGCGTTCGACGCCTGCCGATATCGTGCGCAGCGCGACGGTGTCGCCGGCTGCCGCGCCTGCTGTCAAGCCCGGCGAGTAA
- a CDS encoding J domain-containing protein encodes MDLYELLGVPPTAGLDEIKRAYRRLARRYHPDINPGDRTAVAHFRAVADAYEVLTDPDRRREYDLLGSAGVVLESAATFGFDGFDFSVHAADGSAASTFGDLFADVIHDAVSGSAETPTPGADLYLTVSIGFEEAVRGAEKALTVVRRDVCRGCRGRGVQPVAEATCSSCRGAGTVRTARGHMMFTKTCGRCGGSGLLRHATCGGCNGLGVESRSETTTLTIPPGVSPGEQMRVPGLGHAGTRGAAPGDLCVTVQVAPHPVFRREGDDLFVTVPVAVHEAALGARFDIPTLDGPARLRVPPGSQSGQRFRLRDRGVPGLRTGRRGDLIVEIRIVLPSVLDQRSRELLHEFGLVNIEDVRAGLWRDASAS; translated from the coding sequence ATGGACTTGTACGAACTGCTCGGCGTGCCGCCGACCGCTGGTCTTGACGAGATCAAGCGGGCGTACCGGCGGCTGGCGCGCCGGTACCACCCGGACATCAATCCGGGGGACCGGACGGCGGTGGCGCACTTCCGGGCCGTCGCCGACGCGTACGAGGTGCTGACCGATCCGGACCGCCGACGGGAATACGACCTGCTCGGCAGCGCGGGGGTCGTGCTCGAGTCGGCGGCGACGTTCGGGTTCGATGGGTTTGATTTCTCGGTGCACGCGGCGGACGGTTCGGCGGCGTCGACGTTTGGCGATCTGTTCGCCGATGTGATCCACGACGCCGTGAGCGGCTCGGCTGAGACGCCGACGCCGGGCGCGGACTTGTATCTGACTGTGTCGATCGGGTTCGAGGAGGCGGTCCGGGGCGCCGAGAAGGCCCTGACCGTCGTCCGCCGCGACGTGTGTCGCGGCTGTCGGGGCCGCGGCGTACAACCCGTGGCCGAAGCGACGTGCTCCTCGTGCCGGGGCGCGGGCACGGTTCGCACGGCCCGCGGCCACATGATGTTCACGAAGACCTGCGGCCGGTGCGGGGGAAGCGGTCTGCTTCGTCATGCCACCTGCGGCGGGTGCAATGGCCTGGGCGTCGAATCGCGCAGCGAGACCACGACGCTGACGATTCCGCCTGGGGTGAGCCCGGGCGAGCAGATGCGCGTGCCGGGCCTGGGGCACGCGGGCACGCGCGGCGCCGCGCCTGGTGACCTGTGTGTGACCGTGCAGGTGGCGCCGCACCCGGTGTTCAGGCGTGAGGGCGACGACCTGTTTGTGACGGTTCCGGTGGCGGTGCACGAGGCGGCGTTGGGCGCCCGCTTTGACATTCCGACCCTCGACGGGCCGGCGCGGCTGCGGGTGCCCCCGGGCAGCCAATCGGGACAGCGGTTCCGGCTTCGCGACCGGGGCGTGCCGGGGCTTCGCACAGGCCGGCGCGGCGATCTGATCGTGGAAATCAGGATCGTGCTGCCGTCGGTGCTGGATCAGCGGTCGAGAGAACTGCTGCACGAATTCGGGCTTGTCAATATCGAGGATGTTCGCGCGGGCCTCTGGCGTGACGCGTCAGCGTCGTAG
- the dnaK gene encoding molecular chaperone DnaK: MPQSQAEDINMSKIIGIDLGTTNSVVAVMEGGEPVVITNPEGGRLTPSVVGFSKTGERLVGQVAKRQAVTNPENTVFSIKRFMGRRFEEVSEEMKMVPFRVVRDGDHVVVQVQASGKEERFAPAQVSAMVLQKLKQAAEEYLGQPVTQAVITVPAYFNDAQRQATKEAGAIAGLEVMRIVNEPTAAALAYGLDKKKDETIAVYDFGGGTFDISILEVGEGVVEVKSTNGDTHLGGDNLDQRIIEWVAAEFRRSDGIDLTKDRMALQRLREAAEKAKMELSTVMESEINLPFITADATGPKHLQMKLTRAKFEQLVEDLLQKTVGPAKQALADAGVQPSQIDEVVLVGGSTRIPRVQQIVRDVFGKEPHKGVNPDEVVAVGAAIQAGVLAGEVKDLLLLDVTPLSLGIETLGGVMTTLIPRNTTIPTRKSEVFSTAADSQSSVEVHVLQGERPMARDNRTLGRFHLDGIPLAPRGVPQIEVTFDIDANGMVNASAKDKGTGKEQKITITSSSGLSKDEVDRMMREAEANAAEDKKRKEEIESRNQADQAVYAAEKMLKETGDKISASDKQPVESAMDEVKKALEKNDAAAIKSAMERLTSAQHKLAEVLYKQAAPGTGPTSDGGAAPGPEPPKSDVIDAEVVDDGKK, encoded by the coding sequence ATCCCTCAATCTCAGGCCGAGGATATCAACATGAGCAAGATTATCGGAATCGATCTCGGGACCACCAACTCCGTCGTCGCTGTCATGGAAGGCGGGGAGCCAGTCGTCATCACGAACCCCGAAGGCGGCAGGCTGACGCCAAGCGTCGTCGGGTTCAGCAAGACCGGCGAGCGCCTCGTCGGGCAGGTCGCCAAGCGGCAGGCCGTGACCAACCCGGAGAACACCGTGTTCTCGATCAAGCGGTTCATGGGACGACGCTTCGAGGAAGTCAGTGAAGAAATGAAGATGGTGCCGTTCCGCGTGGTGCGCGACGGGGACCACGTGGTCGTGCAGGTGCAGGCCTCTGGCAAGGAGGAGCGCTTCGCGCCGGCGCAGGTGTCGGCCATGGTGCTGCAGAAGCTGAAGCAGGCAGCCGAGGAGTATCTGGGTCAGCCGGTTACCCAGGCCGTCATCACCGTCCCGGCGTACTTCAACGACGCGCAGCGTCAGGCCACCAAGGAGGCAGGTGCGATTGCCGGCCTCGAGGTGATGCGCATCGTCAACGAGCCCACGGCGGCGGCGCTGGCCTACGGGCTCGACAAGAAGAAGGACGAGACGATCGCGGTGTACGACTTCGGCGGTGGCACCTTCGACATCTCGATCCTGGAAGTCGGCGAGGGCGTGGTCGAAGTGAAGTCGACCAACGGCGACACGCATCTTGGCGGCGACAATCTCGACCAGCGCATCATCGAGTGGGTGGCGGCCGAATTCAGAAGGAGCGACGGGATCGACCTGACGAAAGACCGAATGGCGCTGCAGCGGCTCCGCGAGGCCGCCGAGAAGGCCAAGATGGAACTGTCGACCGTGATGGAGAGCGAAATCAACCTGCCCTTCATCACCGCCGATGCGACAGGCCCCAAGCACCTGCAGATGAAGCTCACCCGGGCGAAGTTCGAGCAGTTGGTCGAAGACCTGCTGCAGAAGACGGTTGGACCGGCCAAGCAGGCATTGGCCGACGCCGGGGTGCAGCCGTCGCAGATTGACGAGGTGGTGCTGGTTGGCGGGTCCACCCGCATTCCGCGCGTGCAGCAGATCGTGCGCGACGTGTTCGGCAAGGAGCCGCACAAGGGCGTCAATCCTGACGAGGTGGTCGCGGTGGGCGCGGCCATCCAGGCTGGCGTGCTGGCCGGCGAGGTGAAGGACCTGCTCCTGCTCGACGTCACGCCGCTGTCGCTGGGCATTGAAACGCTGGGCGGCGTGATGACGACGCTGATTCCGCGCAACACGACGATTCCGACGCGCAAGAGCGAGGTGTTCTCCACCGCGGCCGACAGTCAGTCGAGCGTCGAGGTTCACGTGCTGCAGGGGGAGCGGCCGATGGCGCGCGACAACCGCACGCTCGGGCGGTTCCACCTCGACGGCATTCCGCTCGCGCCGCGCGGTGTTCCGCAGATCGAAGTCACCTTCGATATCGACGCCAACGGCATGGTCAACGCGTCGGCCAAGGACAAGGGCACGGGCAAGGAACAGAAGATCACGATTACCTCGTCGAGCGGCTTGAGCAAAGACGAGGTCGATCGCATGATGCGCGAGGCCGAGGCGAACGCCGCCGAGGACAAGAAGCGCAAAGAGGAGATCGAGTCGCGCAATCAGGCGGACCAGGCGGTGTACGCGGCTGAGAAGATGCTCAAGGAGACCGGCGACAAGATCAGCGCCTCCGACAAGCAGCCCGTTGAATCCGCGATGGATGAGGTGAAGAAGGCGCTCGAGAAAAACGACGCAGCCGCCATCAAGAGCGCGATGGAGCGGCTGACCAGCGCGCAGCACAAGCTCGCCGAGGTGCTCTACAAGCAGGCGGCACCGGGGACCGGGCCGACCTCAGACGGCGGGGCGGCGCCGGGGCCTGAACCGCCGAAGAGCGACGTCATCGATGCCGAAGTCGTGGATGACGGGAAGAAATAA